CAGCAAGAAATCCATAAACGTGCGGTTTCCCAGCTTCGCAACCAGTTTATTTGGCTGAAATCTCCTCATCCGATGTTGCTGTGGGTGACAATCATCTCTACTCCAGGATTGGCTTTGAAGTGGTTACCCTGTTACCTAGATATGCAAAATCCCCAAAATCATCAACTAGTATATTCATTAGTTGAGTATGAACGTTATCCGGTGATTTGCTTTACCCTGGAAGCACCCCATAACTGCGCCAAAGTTCTCAGCAGCTACATCGAACTTCCGAAGAGACAAATGTTGAAAACCTGGGTAGAACAGAGTAAAAGCCTACCGCCCTCATCTCAAGCTCATCTGAGCAAAAATCTTTTAAAGCAACAGTATAAACAGATGCAATCCCAGATGTTTGAAGAAATGGCATGAACGCCCTAGTACCGCAGGGCGGAAGTCAAAAGTCAAAAGTCAAAAGTCAAAAAACTTATTCTATAGGCTTTTCATTGATTTTGAATGGTCTGTCTATTTACGCCGTGCTGTCCTAGCTCGGTGCGGAAGTAAAAAAGCTGTTATTTGCTGTGTTCTGGGAAAAAGTCCTCAAATGTGCTAAGTTAAAGTTGTGAAGTTAGGTCAAAAAAAGCTGAAATAAAAATTTCTCCTTTTATCTAGAAAAAGACTTGACAAATCGCAGTCAAACAGCAACAATAGTAAAGTTGCAAATCAAGGGACTGTAGTTCAATTGGTTAGAGCACCGCCCTGTCACGGCGGAAGTTGCGGGTTCGAGCCCCGTCAGTCCCGTTCTAAGTCCGAGTAATAATTTTTGAATTCCCTAGCAGATAATATATGTCTGACTGGGGATATTTATGTATAGTCCTTAGTCCTTTATCAGGGCTTGGTATAAGCTACATTTATTATGCTTTGTGAAAGAGAGAATTAATTGTGACTGTTAGAGTCCGTATTGCGCCGAGTCCAACTGGTAATTTACATATTGGTACAGCCAGAACTGCTGTATTTAACTGGTTATTTGCCCGCCACCACGGTGGTCAGTTCGTTCTACGGGTTGAAGACACAGACCTAGAGCGATCGCGTCCCGAATATACTGAAAATATTCTGGCTGGTTTTCGCTGGTTGGGGCTGAATTGGGACGAGGGACCCTTTTTCCAATCCCAACGCCTGGATATGTATAAAGAGGCCGTAGAAAAACTTCTCGAACAAGGATTAGCTTATCGCTGCTACACAACCTCAGAAGAACTAGAAGCCCTACGAGAAAGCCAGAAAGCTAGAAACGAAGCTCCTCGTTACGATAACCGTCACCGCAATCTGACACCAGAACAAGAAGCAGCTTTTAAAGCCGAAGGGCGTAGCTGTGTAATTCGGTTCAAAATTGCCGATGGGCGAGAAATTGTCTGGAATGACCTCGTAAGGGGAACAATGAGTTGGCGAGGTAGTGATCTCGGTGGTGATATGGTCATCGCCCGCGCCGAGCAAGCAGGTATTGGTCAACCACTGTACAACTTTGTAGTTGTGATTGATGACATCGATATGCAAATTACCCATGTGATCCGGGGAGAAGACCATATCGCTAACACCGCCAAGCAAATTCTGTTATATGAAGCTTTAGGCGCAAAAATTCCAGAGTTTGCCCACACGCCTCTGATTTTGAATATGGAAGGGCGCAAGCTTTCTAAACGAGATGGGGTGACTTCGATTTCTGATTTTCAGAAAATGGGGTTCACTGCTGAAGGCTTAGTCAATTACATGACCTTGTTGGGTTGGTCACCCCCTGACTCTACTGAGGAAATTTTTACCTTAGAAACCGCTGCGAAAAACTTTAGCTTTGAGCGTGTGAACAAAGCCGGGGCTAAATTTGACTGGGCAAAATTGGATTGGTTGAATAGTCAGTATCTGCATCATATGCCCATAGATAAACTGACAGATTCAATTATCCCCTTTTGGCAAGAGGCGGGATTTACATTTGAAGGTGGACGAGAACGCCCCTGGTTAGAGCAGTTAGTTACTTTAATCAGCCAGAGTTTAACTCGTCTGGTAGATGCTGTAGATATGAGTCAACCGTTCTTCACCGCCACAGTGGAATTTAGCGAAGAAGGTAGCGAACAACTGCAAAAAGAAGGTTCAGCGGTTGCTCTTCAGGCAATTCTTACAGCCCTAGAAAATCAGCCCGATTTTTCGGAAGCAGTCGCCCAAGAGATGATTAAACAGGTAGTCAAAGAGCAAAAACTCAAGAAAGGCTTAGTGATGCGATCGCTCAGAGCTGCCTTAACTGGAGATGTTCATGGCCCTGACCTGATTCAATCCTGGTTACTCCTGAATCAAATTAATTTAGACAAGTCACGTTTAAATCAAGCGATCGCTGCTGCAAATTAGCGATCTAGGAAAGGGAAGAAGACAAGGAGAAATTTTTCATAGTTTTTCCCTCTTCTCCCCTGCTCCCTGCTCCCCTGCTCCCTGCTCCCCTGCTCCCTGCTCCCTGCTCCCCCGCTCCTTCAATCCCCAGCATTCCAAGTCACAGAAAACCAGAGACTATTTACTCATGACTTATGACCTTGACCGCATCTACAATGGTTAGTCAATTTCCCTAATTCAGGGAACTTGCTATGTAAAATTCGTGTCATGACAAAACACTGAGCAACTTATGTAACCACAATGTCGAAAATAGCGCTAAACCAGAGGATAAAATTATCGTTGATGATAGTTACGCTCGGCATCACATCGGGAATTCATGCCGTAGCTGATGCTCAAGAAGCATCACCGATATTTGGAGACATCACGATCAACCAAAAATTTTCTCCAGATCCTTTGACCGTTCGAGGCATGAGTGGCGGCTCAGTAGCAGGAAACAAAGTGGCTGGGCGATCGGAAACACCCACTGGCCCATGTACCGGATTTGTCGGTGAAACCCCAGGACATACATTTAAATTAACAAGTGGATTTGAGTACCTGAAGCTACTGGTACAAAGTCCTCAAGACACCACCCTGATTGTCAAAGGCCCTGGCGGAACTTGGTGCAATGACGATTTTGATGGCAAAAATCCCGGCATAGTTGGGGAATGGCTACCAGGAGATTACCAAATTTGGGTGGGTTCATACGAAAAAGACAAGTATTTTCCTTATACGTTACAAATTACACAAGTTAATTAGCGATGCGATTGATCGCGTCTGGATCAGGAAAATGAGGGAGATGAGGGGATGAAAAAAACCAAATCTCCATTTCTCATTCAGAATTGATTAATTTTTCAGTGATGTAGAAACGCTGCAATGACCGTGAGATAGTTGTTGTGGCGATTTTATCTTTCTGTTCATCTCCTGGGTTGCTTCTCTTGGGGTGCAAAGTTGTATTAAAATTAAGTTAACTTTAATTAAGATACTTTTTGACATCGCCGTAATGCCCTAATGGCTCTATCGCGATTTAAGATCAAAGATCAAATTAAACAAAATGGCACACCTAATCTAGTCACAGGTGATTGCATCATCGATTTCTAGAAATGGTTAATTGTATTGGCATCTAGAGGCAAATTAAAATGAAATTCTCCTGGAGAGTCGCAGTACTCTGGACATTGCCTGCTTTGGTAATTGGCTTTTTCTTCTGGCAAGGGGCATTTGCTAGCGCTCCTGCTGACATGAGTAGAAATGCAGCCAATACCCGCATGACCTATGGCCGCTTTCTGGAATACTTGGACGCTAACCGTGTTACCAGTGTGGATCTGTATGAAGGTGGTAGAACGGCAATTGTTGAAGCAAACGATCAAGATATCGAAAATCGTGTGCAACGGTGGCGGGTGGATCTGCCGATTAATTCTCCTGAGTTAATTACCAAGCTCAAAGAAAAAAACATTAGTTTTGATGCCCACCCCATGCGTAATGATGGCGCTATCTGGGGACTGTTGGGGAATCTCATTTTTCCAATCTTATTGATTACTGGATTGTTCTTTTTGTTCCGTCGCTCTAGCAATATGCCCGGTGGCCCTGGTCAAGCGATGAACTTTGGCAAATCTAAGGCTCGTTTCCAAATGGAAGCCAAAACCGGAGTCAAATTTGACGACGTAGCAGGTATTGAAGAAGCTAAAGAAGAACTACAAGAAGTTGTTACCTTCCTCAAACAGCCAGAAAAGTTTACTGCTGTAGGCGCACGCATTCCTAAAGGTGTGTTGTTAATTGGTCCTCCAGGAACTGGTAAAACTTTACTAGCTAAGGCTATATCTGGGGAAGCTGGTGTTCCTTTCTTTAGTATTTCTGGTTCAGAATTTGTGGAAATGTTTGTGGGTGTGGGTGCATCCCGCGTCCGCGATTTGTTCAAGAAGGCTAAAGATAACGCTCCTTGTATCATCTTTATTGATGAAATCGATGCTGTGGGACGGCAAAGGGGTGCTGGTATTGGTGGCGGTAATGACGAAAGAGAGCAAACTCTCAACCAATTGCTCACCGAAATGGATGGCTTTGAAGGCAATACAGGGATTATTATTATTGCTGCCACCAACCGTCCTGATGTCCTAGACTCAGCATTGTTGCGTCCCGGTCGTTTTGACCGCCAAATCACTGTTGATGCACCTGATATTAAAGGGCGTTTGGAAGTCTTACAAGTTCACTCCCGGAATAAGAAACTTGACCCTACTGTATCTTTAGATGCGATCGCTCGTCGCACTCCTGGTTTCACTGGTGCTGATTTAGCTAACTTGCTCAACGAAGCCGCAATTCTCACCGCTAGAAGGCGCAAAGAAGCAATCACCATCCACGAAATTGATGATGCAGTGGATCGGGTAGTTGCGGGTATGGAAGGAACTCCATTGGTAGACAGCAAGAGCAAGCGCTTGATTGCTTACCATGAAGTCGGACACGCTTTAGTCGGGACTTTGTTAAAAGAACATGACCCCGTGCAGAAAGTGACTCTGATTCCACGCGGACAAGCACAGGGTTTAACTTGGTTTACTCCCAACGAAGAACAAGGATTAATTTCCCGTTCTCAACTCAAAGCTAGAATTACTGGTGCTTTGGGTGGACGCGCTGCTGAAGAAGTCGTCTTTGGCGCTGCGGAAGTCACAACTGGCGCGGGTGGAGACTTGCAGCAGTTATCAGGAATGGCTCGCCAAATGGTTACCCGCTTCGGGATGTCCGACTTAGGGCCGCTGTCACTGGAAAGCCAACAAGGTGAAGTATTCTTGGGTCGTGATTGGACAACCCGGTCTGAGTATTCGGAATCCATTGCAGCGCGAATTGATGCTCAAGTCCGCGAAATCGTGGAAAAATGCTACGACAACGCTAAACAAATTATGCGTGATCATCGTACTGTGTGCGATCGCTTAGTAGATTTGCTCATCGAAAAAGAAACCATTGACGGCGAAGAATTCCGCCAAATTGTGGCTGAGTACGCTGAAGTACCTGATAAAGCTCAGTTTGTACCACAACTGTAAGGTTTTGAATTGAATTTGAGATTAATGGGGATGGTTGATACCATCCCTATTTTTTTACTAACGATAAACACACGAAAACTCATCAAATAAAATGATTTATGAATGGAATTTTTTAAACGAACCGCAGAGACGCAGAGAGCGCAGAGGGGGAGAAAAGGAGGTGTTCATATCTTAAATTAACTAACCTCTTTTCTTAAACCAGCGCACAATTTTATCAGCACAATTATTAAAAAAATGTTCAGTCAGCGTATCTTCACCACCCCAGGCTGGAATTTTTGCCCCCAATCTCGTCAAAAAATCATAGACAATAAATTGAGCGAGTTTGCTTCTTTTTCCAGTCGCTGAATAAATCATCTGGCAAGGATAAGCTAAAGTCCCAAAAGTAGGAATTAAACCTACAATCAATGCTAACCAAGGGACTTCTTTACCTTCCCTGGCTTCTTGGATCATTCTCCAAGATGTGTAGATAGTCCTATATGCTGGACCGCCAACGGCTAACCAAATTATCACTACTATTTCATTAATAAATCCCGCAGAATATAATATTGGTAATATTAAAATTTCTAGAACTTTGAAAAATCCTTTAATGCTCAGATGAACCCCAAAATCAGTTAAATAAGCACTGGCATTTTCACTGGATAAACGTGTACAAAGATCATCAGCTTCTTCAGGTTTGAGTTGACCACGTTGTTGCCAAGCCAGAATTCTACTAGAGACGTAATCTCTAGCAATTTGTAATCTATAACGCTGAGAAAATATAAATTTTCCCAACTGCTTAACTAATTTTTTGTAATGAATGCTTTTTAATTTCCAAACTATTTTTAATGGCAGAGAAATTATCAGTAATTTAAAGCCTCTACTAATTATTTCACCTACCTCACGTATATACCAAATCAAAGGATATTCAGAAAACCATTTAGCCTGTTCTTCGGTGATATAACCTTTATGTAATTGATACTTAATGCTTCTATGAAACCTCCTCATTGATTTCCATTTTTTTTGATGATATTCGAGATGCTCAACCTGCTCTAATATTTCTAAATATTCTTCAATCCCTAGTTTGTCTTCTAACTTGACTTTTTCTTGAGATATATATTGTTTTAATTTCCTAATATCAACATCATCAAATAATGGGTTGCCATGTTTAAATGCCTTTGGTAAATAAAACGAAAAAAGGGTGAAAAAATTTATCGGAAATAATGCCGGAACACCAGACTCGCAATCTATAAAAACAAAAACATATTTTCCGTCTGTACGACTTTCTAATAAAAAATTATTTAAAGCGGTGGGACTACCTTTACCAGCCTGCCAAACCAGACCATCAAAGCCAGACTCAATCAGTCTTTTTTGCAAAGGTATCATAATAACGTGAACTAACTCATGTAACTCTTCACCTTGATTTTGGTTGAAAGGTTGGTGTAGTTCAACGTGTCTTCCTTGAATAAATTCTGTATCTAGTTGATAGGCTTGAAATTCTTCATTCCATCCCATCTCGAATGCGTCCGCAACCCTGAGTTGAGAATCAAACCAAAATTTAACCAGTTTCTTTAATATTTTGCGGCGATAGTAAGCACAGCTTAAAGCGTTTTTGTTCCAAACGTAAGGATTAGGAACGCCAAAGAAAAAATAATGAATTAAGTTGGCTATCTTGTCCTCAAAGAAGATTTTTCTAGCAATAGAACCTGCGGGTGTATTAACTAAAAAAACTTGTCCTGATCTACCTGCACCCAATAACTTTGACTGGGAAGGCTCTTTAATATCTACCATTTGAGGTTTTACAATAAATTTTGATCAACATCGCTCGCTGAGTAAGCACAAGTGTATATTATATGAAAGAATTATTGGGAGGAATCAATCGTCATGAACGTGATTGTGGCTAAGTGGACGATTGACGAATATCACAGCATGATTGACGCTGGTATTTTAGATGAGCGCAAGGTGGAATTGCTGGAAGGAGAAATTGTCGAAATGTCGCCAGAAGGAGAACCCCATGCTTATTGTAGTGATGAAGCTGGTGAATTTTTAGCAAAGTTGTTGAGTGATCGCGCTAAAATTCGTCATGCTAAACCCATTACCCTACCCAACGACTCGGAACCAGAACCTGATCTGGCAATTGTTCAACGTTTAGGACGGGAGTATCGAGAACATCATCCCTATCCAGAGAATATTTACTGGTTAATTGAGTATGCTAACTCTAGTTTAGAGAAAGATTTAGAGCTAAAAAGCAAAATCTACGCCGCAGCAGGTATTTTAGAATATTGGGTTGTAAATCTCAAAAAGTTACATTTAGTGGTGTTTAGAGACATCCTAGATGGAGAATATGCGACAAAACAAACCTTGTCTACAGGAAGAATTCAACCACTGGCATTTCCAGATATTTCTATTTCTGTGGAACAGATATGCGATCGCAATCAGTAAACAGTAAGCCTCAAGACTGATAATTGATTAGGACTTATGCACAAATTACGGAATAACTAACCACAGAGACGCAGAGAACACAGAGGAATGAGAGTTTGAGAGAGTTTTTGCGTCAATCCTGACTGATAACTGATAACTGATAACTGAACAGGGACGGTGTAAACCATCCCCATTGTTTATCGTTCCACTTCAGCTACTTCTTTGGGAACCCCAGCCGTTAACACTTCATAACCTGTAGGTGTCACCAAAACATCATCTTCAATGCGAATCCCAATCCCTACCCAGCGGGGGTCAGTTTCTGGTTGGTCTTCTGCTAATTTGGTATCTGGAACTATATAAAGTCCTGGTTCCACTGTCAACACTTGACCTGGTTGCAAAATCTGCGGTTTATCTTCACCGTGTTGGTAAACTCCCACATCGTGAACATCCAAACCTAACCAGTGACTGGTGCGGTGCATATAATAAGGTTTATATTTTTCTTCCTCAATTAACTTGTCAATTTCGCCTTTGAGGATGCCAAGTTCTACTAGTCCTTCAGTGATGACACGTACTGCTGCATCGTGAACGGCGTTAAAAGTATTACCGGGTTTGATTTGAGCGATCGCCTGTTTTTGAGCCTCTAAAACAATCTCATACAATGTTTTTTGCTCTGGTGTAAACTTACCACCTACGGGAAATGTCCGGGTAATATCAGAGTTGTAATAACCATAAGCACAACCAGCATCAATCAATAGCAATTCCTGATCCTGCATTTGTCGATGATTTTCGATGTAATGTAATACGCAGGCATTCACACCAGAAGCCACAATCGAAGGATAAGCTGGCCCCATCCCACCCCGTAGCCTAAAAATATGTTCTATTTCCGCCTGGATTTCGTACTCATAACGTCCGGGTGCGGTCACTTCCCTCGCGCGATTATGTGCTTCCACAGCAATTTTAGCCGCTTGGCGCATCAATTCTAATTCTGCTTCACTTTTCACCAATCTCATACTGCTGAGAATAGTTCCAGTATCTTCAATACCAGTTGGTCCCGTGCCACGCTTGGGATAAGTCCGCAGTAGACTTTGGTAATGTCCGAGGATGGTATCATTAAAACTGCGATCGCGTCCTAAATGATAGTAAATGCGATCAGATTTTTCCAAATATTGGGGCAACTTTTCATCTAGTTCAGCAATCGGGTAAGCTGCATCTGCACCATACATTTCCTTGGCTGCATCCACCCCGCAAAGGTAACCAGTCCAAACTTCCTTTTCTCGATCCTTCGGCTGGACAAACAACACAAACCGATGTTCTGCATGGTGTGGCGCTAAAACTGCGACTGCTTGCGGTTCATTAAACCCAGTTAGATAGAAAAAATCACTGTCCTGACGATAAGTGTATTCCACATCGTTGTGCATGACTGCCATTGGCGCACTGCGAAAAATCCCAGTACCATTACCAATTTTTGCCATTAAGCGATCGCGACGTTGCTGATATTCTGCTTGCATAAGTAATCAATTTGTAAGTTTTAGTATTATTCTACACTTTAGGCAGCTTTGTACTAGGAAAAGTTGTGTCTAATTTCCATTATCTTAGCCAATATTTATTTGATTACTAGCTTACACGCCAATCAACATCTGTGTTAAGCTCAATCGCCGGATTTTTTATGTAGTTAAAATAACAAGTTTTTCCAGAAAATGACCCGCTATTTAAATATATATTTTTCGTCATAATCCATCCAACAAATATCAATCTATTGTCTATAAATCATGATAATTTACTCAAAAATTAAAAACATAAACAAAAACTCTAAATGTATAAGAAGACTGACAATTATTAAAAATAAATGTTTATAAAGAAATATTGAAATCATAAAAAAAGTTTTTTAATTACAGAACTTAATTAAATAAAAAAGGTAAAACTTATATGACAACAAGTCATAAAAATACACTATGCCTACTTCTGGATTTGAGCAGACAATAAAGAATTCATTTGATGAATCTTTGGCAAAATCGGCGTTTTTATTATCTGAGTCTTCCCCAGAATTAAATACTACTTTACCCAGTAGTAGTAGCTCCTCCCAATTAAACAATACAGCCACAATCTCCAATTTATTTGGAGGCTCAAACCCCAACCCGAATCCTTACTTAACCAGTGCAGCGATAGTTCCTGATTTCAACGCTGATGGCAAAACAGACAAACTTTGGGTAAATGCTGAAACAGGTGAAATCATCGTTCGCCTGATGGATGGAACAAGGATTATCGAAGAAGCTTCCTTGGGTCAATATGACCTATCATCGATGTCTTATAACATTGCCGACTTCAACGGTGATGGCAAAACTGATTTCTTGTTGCGTAATCAAGCAACAGGTGAGAATCGGCTTGTACTAATGGATGGCACAAGAATAGCTAATACCGTGGCACTGGAAACAGTTGACCCCAATTGGACAGCTAGCATTGGCGATTTCAATGGCGATCGCAAGACCGATATTTTCTGGCATAATGCTCAAAGCGGTCAAAATGCTATCTGGACAATGGATGGCACTACAGTTATTGACGCAGCGGTTCTAGAAGTCACAGACGCATCATTTGCTCCCACTATTGTTGATTTCGACGGTAATGGTAAGAGTGATGTCTTCTGGCGCAATCAAACAACCGGTGAGAACAAAGTTTGGTTCATGGATGGTACGAACAAGACTGACTTCACGCTGCAATCGCAAGACGCAGGCTGGGACTTTACACTAGGTGATTTCAATGGTGACTTTAGAACTGATTTACTGTGGCGCAACAGTGAAACAGGTGAGAACAAGATTTGGACAATGAATGGTATTTTTGTCACTGAAGGTGCGCTAGCAACACGAGACTCATCCTGGACATCTTCTATTGGTGACTTCAATGGCGATGGTAAGACTGATATCTTCTGGAATAATCAGGTAACTGGTGAGAACACCGCCTGGTTAATGGATGGTACAGCAGTCAGTACTGAAGCTTTCCTACCAAGCATTGCTCCTGGTTTGACCCCATCATTGGGTGACTTCGATGGTAATGGCACAACTGATATCTACTGGCGTGATGGGCAAACAGGTGTAGATAGAATTTGGTCTATGAATGGCACAACAGCAACTGAGTCTTTTGTTGCTGAAGAAAATAGACTTAGCCCACAATGGTTCACTGCCTAAGACTAATTTTTGAATAGCAATAGTCTAAAATTATAGCGATTTCTAGTAGGGGCAATTCATGAATTGCCCCTATTTAATTACTATATCAAAGTTAATTTTTCCAGTGTCAAGCGTAGAATCAGAACTTTAAAATTTGTAGCTTAAAAGCTGAATCTCACTATTTTGCGGGAGATTACTAGAGCTAACAGTAATAGTATCAGTATTACCCCGACGTACTGTCATGCCCTGCATCAAGCCAAGAAATTCATCCACTGGCGAAATATCACATTTAGCCGCATCAGCAGCTTGTGTCCGGTAGTGAGTGGGAATCACCAATTTCGGATTTAACACCCTAGTGGCTTGCATGGCTTCTTGGGCATTATACGCTTTATCACTGCCTCCGACTGGGATTAATGCCACATCTGGACGACCCATGAGGATTCTTTGTTCAGTGGAAATAGGTGCAGCAGCGCCTCCTAAATGTAGGATATTAATTCCCCCTTGCTGCCAACTCCAAGCCGTATTGATGCCAAATTGCCTACCACCTTTGCGGTCATGGTCTATGGCAATTCCCTGCAACTTAATACCTTCAAACTCGTAAGCACCTGGTGCATATACAAGCTTGGGGTTTCCCGGTAGTCCATCTACCGCACCTTCATCTAGCAATTGACTGCTAATTAGGACTAAATCCGCCTCGACTTTTGGTGGACGATAACCAGCTGTACAGCCAACCGTCTGAAAAGGATTGACAAGAATTCTTATCCCGCCACCAGTAAATAGAAAGCAAGTATGACCCAACCACTTAACTGATAAACCGCTAGATTGCGCGTTAGCTTTCAGGTGGGAACCCAAATTAGTCACCAGCGCTGTGACTAACCCCGCCCCAGCATAGCCCATCAACTGTCGTCGTTTCATGAATTAATTACTCTCTCGACTGTAATTGTTCCAGAAAGTTGCGTAATAACTGCTTTCCGGAAGATGTTAAAACACTCTCTGGATGAAACTGGACTCCTTGAATGTGAGGATAGTTCCGGTGTCGCACTCCCATAATGGTGCCATCTTCAACCCAAGCGGTGATTTCTAATACTTCTGGGCAGGTTTCACGGTCAATAACTAGACTATGATATCTGGTTGCGACCATCGGATTTTCTAATCCCTGGAAAACACCTACTCCAGTGTGAGACACTTGGGAAGTTTTACCATGCATCAAATCTGTAGCCGAAACGATTTTACCACCAAATACTTGACCAATGCTTTGATGCCCCAAACACACACCCAAAATGGGTAAATTGTGACCTAGCTGTTTAATCAAATCTTGGGAGATACCGGCGTTTTCTGGACGACCAGGCCCAGGAGAAATGACTACAAGCTCTGGATTTAAGGCTCGAATTTCGTCTACTGTGATTTTGTCGTTACGAAAAACTTTTATATCTGATGCCACAGGGAACTCTGCTGCTAGTTCTCCTAAATACTGCACCAAGTTATATGTAAAACTATCATAATTATCAATGACTATAATCAAAGCCTATAACTCCTGGTTTCTATCACCCATACTATCTGTAGTCATTAATTATCGAACATTATCAGACATATAAACCGATGCCCAGGCAGAAGCCGACATCTACACAGTTTGTCCAGTTCTCAAATATTATCAGACAGGGTGGGATAACAAGCAAACCTAGAACTTTGACATAATTAAAATCACCAGAGGCGGCAGCAAGAGCGTACCCGCAACCAGTACAGCTACCAAGGCGGAGACAAGCACAGCACCAGCAGCGCAATCTTTGGCGATTTTGGCCAACTCATGATATGTCTGCTTCACTGTTAAGTCTACAAGGGACTCCACGGCTGTATTCAGTAATTCCAATGCCAACACTAAACCACTGGTGATCGCAATGACGGCAATTTCTACTGCTTGCAGATGCAAGAAAATGCTTAAGGCGATCGCCAAAGCACATACACTGAGGTGGATGCGAAAGTTGCGTTGAGTATGAAAACTGTAGCTGATTCCAGCCCAGGCATATTTAAAGCTAATCAATAAATTAGAAGCAACTTGCCAGGAAAATTCCCGTTCTTTCTTGACGAGGGTTGGTAGGCAATTTGGTGTTGATGGAGGCGAAACTTGTTGGGACATAAGCCTAAACATAGAAGAATAAAGTAATTACAGAGGAATCTCACTGATCTTACGATTTTTGATGATGCAATCCAGTTTGAGGCAAGTTTCTACACAAGTATTATAAACATTTACAGACATCAAGAATCTTTAATATTCTATGTCAATATCAATACTGATTGTCCTCAGCAATTCTACTTGCTGTTGGAGCATTTGCATCAACTGCTCTTCATCTGGATGATCCCAACCCAACAAATGCAGTAGCCCGTGAGCGGTTAACCAAGCTAACTCGGTTCGCAAACTATGCCCTTGCTGTTGAGCTTGACGTTGAGCCGTATTTACCGAAATTACAATATCACCTAGATACAAAGGCGCAGCCAGCATTTCCGGACTGTGAGGAAAATTTACCTCCAATGCCGCAAAAGACAAAACATCTGTGGGTTGATCTTGATGACGATATTGAGCATTCAATGACTGAATTTCCGCGTCATCGGTCAAACGCAGCCCTATTTCATAACTTGGCGCTGGCGGCAGATGAGGGTGTAGCGTTTCCAACCAGCCATGAAACCAGTCTGACCAAGTTTCCGGAGAAATTCGAGTATGGTTATCCCCACAATCTATCGCTGCTTTTGGGGACGATTCGTAAAACAAATCCTGCACATCTAATTCAACTTGCACCACCTATAAACTCTCCTCAAAGCTTTCGATTTTGGTTGGTTGTCAGTGAGTTAGATAAGCAAGACCCACGAAAACAGCTAAAAGCCCTATAGTGGTGAGTGCAAAATGCTTCATGGAAGTGCCTCCCTTACGCACCATGTTTCGCAT
The Nodularia sp. LEGE 06071 genome window above contains:
- the gltX gene encoding glutamate--tRNA ligase; translation: MTVRVRIAPSPTGNLHIGTARTAVFNWLFARHHGGQFVLRVEDTDLERSRPEYTENILAGFRWLGLNWDEGPFFQSQRLDMYKEAVEKLLEQGLAYRCYTTSEELEALRESQKARNEAPRYDNRHRNLTPEQEAAFKAEGRSCVIRFKIADGREIVWNDLVRGTMSWRGSDLGGDMVIARAEQAGIGQPLYNFVVVIDDIDMQITHVIRGEDHIANTAKQILLYEALGAKIPEFAHTPLILNMEGRKLSKRDGVTSISDFQKMGFTAEGLVNYMTLLGWSPPDSTEEIFTLETAAKNFSFERVNKAGAKFDWAKLDWLNSQYLHHMPIDKLTDSIIPFWQEAGFTFEGGRERPWLEQLVTLISQSLTRLVDAVDMSQPFFTATVEFSEEGSEQLQKEGSAVALQAILTALENQPDFSEAVAQEMIKQVVKEQKLKKGLVMRSLRAALTGDVHGPDLIQSWLLLNQINLDKSRLNQAIAAAN
- a CDS encoding aminopeptidase P N-terminal domain-containing protein; amino-acid sequence: MQAEYQQRRDRLMAKIGNGTGIFRSAPMAVMHNDVEYTYRQDSDFFYLTGFNEPQAVAVLAPHHAEHRFVLFVQPKDREKEVWTGYLCGVDAAKEMYGADAAYPIAELDEKLPQYLEKSDRIYYHLGRDRSFNDTILGHYQSLLRTYPKRGTGPTGIEDTGTILSSMRLVKSEAELELMRQAAKIAVEAHNRAREVTAPGRYEYEIQAEIEHIFRLRGGMGPAYPSIVASGVNACVLHYIENHRQMQDQELLLIDAGCAYGYYNSDITRTFPVGGKFTPEQKTLYEIVLEAQKQAIAQIKPGNTFNAVHDAAVRVITEGLVELGILKGEIDKLIEEEKYKPYYMHRTSHWLGLDVHDVGVYQHGEDKPQILQPGQVLTVEPGLYIVPDTKLAEDQPETDPRWVGIGIRIEDDVLVTPTGYEVLTAGVPKEVAEVER
- a CDS encoding Uma2 family endonuclease; the protein is MNVIVAKWTIDEYHSMIDAGILDERKVELLEGEIVEMSPEGEPHAYCSDEAGEFLAKLLSDRAKIRHAKPITLPNDSEPEPDLAIVQRLGREYREHHPYPENIYWLIEYANSSLEKDLELKSKIYAAAGILEYWVVNLKKLHLVVFRDILDGEYATKQTLSTGRIQPLAFPDISISVEQICDRNQ
- the ftsH2 gene encoding ATP-dependent zinc metalloprotease FtsH2; translated protein: MKFSWRVAVLWTLPALVIGFFFWQGAFASAPADMSRNAANTRMTYGRFLEYLDANRVTSVDLYEGGRTAIVEANDQDIENRVQRWRVDLPINSPELITKLKEKNISFDAHPMRNDGAIWGLLGNLIFPILLITGLFFLFRRSSNMPGGPGQAMNFGKSKARFQMEAKTGVKFDDVAGIEEAKEELQEVVTFLKQPEKFTAVGARIPKGVLLIGPPGTGKTLLAKAISGEAGVPFFSISGSEFVEMFVGVGASRVRDLFKKAKDNAPCIIFIDEIDAVGRQRGAGIGGGNDEREQTLNQLLTEMDGFEGNTGIIIIAATNRPDVLDSALLRPGRFDRQITVDAPDIKGRLEVLQVHSRNKKLDPTVSLDAIARRTPGFTGADLANLLNEAAILTARRRKEAITIHEIDDAVDRVVAGMEGTPLVDSKSKRLIAYHEVGHALVGTLLKEHDPVQKVTLIPRGQAQGLTWFTPNEEQGLISRSQLKARITGALGGRAAEEVVFGAAEVTTGAGGDLQQLSGMARQMVTRFGMSDLGPLSLESQQGEVFLGRDWTTRSEYSESIAARIDAQVREIVEKCYDNAKQIMRDHRTVCDRLVDLLIEKETIDGEEFRQIVAEYAEVPDKAQFVPQL